One genomic segment of Brassica napus cultivar Da-Ae chromosome A3, Da-Ae, whole genome shotgun sequence includes these proteins:
- the LOC106390484 gene encoding ABC transporter C family member 3 — protein MDFLGSTKANGMLTTFLSFSESSSYLMEPRFVSGLLHAVLLLVLFCSWVRGRNNGFGSVTERLKDKRGFVFKSVLFCSLVLSLLNLVLMSLSGFYWYESDWLDQEQLVSLLMFLLPTVSWGVLSVSLHRCSDYEQRKSPLFLRIWLAFYLLVSSYSLVVVDKRHVHLLVCDIVAFSGALLLCYVAFFKKAGGGNNNNNNSNGVLEEPLLNGDGRSDEATPYSRASLLSLLTFSWMGPLIEIGNKKPLDLEDVPQLHDSDSVVGLAPKFRTMLESSSDGGGGVTTFKLMKALFFSAQWDILVTAFYAFIYTVASYVGPALIDTFVQYLNGRRQYSNEGYVLVITFFLAKLVECLSQRHWFFGAQKAGFRMRSSLVAMVYEKSLTLSCHSKQGRTSGEIINIMSVDTTRIGNFSWHMHDPWMVLLQVGLALWILYRNLGLASVAALIATVLVMLVNFPFGRMQERFQEKLMEAKDNRMKSTSEILRNMRILKLQGWEMKFLSKVFDLRKSEEGWLKKYVYNSAVISFVFWGTPTLVSVSTFGACILLGIPLESGKILSALATFRILQEPIYNLPETISMVVQTKVSLDRIASYLCLDNLQPDVVETLPQGGSDIAVEVTNSTLSWDVSSESPTLKDINFKVLPGMKVAVCGTVGSGKSSLLSSILGEVPKLSGSLKVCGTKAYVAQSPWIQSGTIEENILFGKPMERERYEKVLEACSLSKDLEILSFGDQTVIGERGINLSGGQKQRIQIARALYQRADIYLFDDPFSAVDAHTGSHLFKEVLLGLLSSKSVIYVTHQVEFLPAADLILVMKDGRISQAGKYIDILSSGTDFMELIGAHQEALAVVGSVDTNSASEKPALGGQEDAIGLDVKQESQDVKNDKPDTEETKRQLVQEEEREKGSVALDVYWKYITLAYGGALVPFIVLAQVLFQLLQIGSNYWMAWATPLSKDVEAPVNISTLMIVYVALAVGSSLCILVRATLLVTAGYKTATELFHKMHHCIFRSPMSFFDSTPSGRIMNRASTDQSAVDLIIPYEFGAVAITVIQLIGIIGVMSQVSWLVFLVFIPVVAASIWYQRYYIAAARELSRLVGVCKAPLIQHFAETISGSTTIRSFNQESRFRGDNMRLSDDFSRPKFYLAGAMEWLCFRLDMLSSLTFAFSLVFLISIPTGVIDPSLAGLAVTYGLNLNTLQAWLIWTLCNLENKIISVERMLQYASVPSEPPLVIESNRPEQSWPSLGEVDIHDLQVRYAPHMPLVLRGITCTFKGGLRTGIVGRTGSGKSTLIQTLFRIVEPSAGEIRIDGVNILTIGLHDLRLRLSIIPQDPTMFEGTVRSNLDPLEEYTDDQIWEALDKCQLGDEVRKKDLKLDSSVSENGENWSMGQRQLVCLGRVLLKRSKILVLDEATASVDTATDNLIQKTLREHFSDCTVITIAHRISSVIDSDMVLLLSNGIIEEYDSPVKLLENKSSSFAKLVAEYTSRSSSSFE, from the exons ATGGACTTTCTTGGTTCCACGAAGGCTAACGGTATGTTAACAACGTTCTTGTCGTTCTCGGAATCTAGTTCTTATCTTATGGAACCGAGATTTGTCTCTGGTTTGTTGCACGCGGTTTTGTTGCTGGTTCTGTTTTGTTCATGGGTTAGGGGAAGAAACAATGGGTTTGGTTCTGTTACGGAGAGGTTAAAAGATAAGAGAGGTTTCGTGTTTAAGTCGGTTCTGTTTTGTAGTTTAGTTCTGTCTCTACTTAACCTCGTGTTGATGTCTTTGAGTGGTTTCTATTGGTACGAGAGTGACTGGTTAGATCAAGAGCAGCTAGTGTCTCTCCTCATGTTTCTACTACCAACGGTTTCTTGGGGAGTTTTGTCTGTTTCCTTGCATCGTTGCAGCGATTACGAGCAGAGAAAGTCTCCACTTTTTCTTAGGATCTGGTTAGCTTTCTATCTCTTGGTTTCTAGCTACTCTCTTGTGGTGGTAGACAAGAGACATGTTCATCTTCTAGTGTGCGACATAGTTGCTTTTAGTGGCGCCTTGCTTCTCTGCTATGTAGCTTTCTTCAAGAAAGCTGGAGgaggaaacaacaacaacaacaacagcaatgGAGTTTTGGAAGAGCCACTCTTGAATGGAGATGGGAGGAGTGATGAGGCTACTCCTTACTCTAGAGCTAGCCTTCTCAGTCTCTTGACTTTCTCTTGGATGGGTCCATTGATAGAGATCGGAAACAAGAAGCCCCTTGATCTTGAAGACGTTCCACAGCTTCACGATAGCGACAGTGTAGTTGGGTTAGCTCCTAAGTTCAGGACCATGCTTGAATCATCATCAGACGGTGGTGGTGGCGTGACAACGTTCAAGCTTATGAAAGCGTTGTTCTTTTCAGCTCAGTGGGATATTCTAGTCACTGCGTTCTACGCTTTCATCTACACGGTGGCGTCATACGTTGGACCAGCGCTCATCGACACGTTCGTTCAATACCTCAACGGACGCAGACAGTACAGCAACGAAGGCTATGTGCTAGTCATCACTTTCTTTCTCGCCAAGCTTGTGGAGTGTCTCTCTCAGAGACATTGGTTCTTTGGGGCGCAGAAGGCTGGTTTCAGGATGAGATCTTCCTTGGTGGCGATGGTATACGAGAAGAGTCTGACTCTTTCATGCCATTCAAAGCAAGGACGCACAAGCGGTGAGATTATAAACATCATGAGTGTGGATACTACGAGGATTGGTAATTTTAGTTGGCACATGCATGATCCATGGATGGTTTTGTTACAAGTCGGTCTAGCTCTTTGGATCTTGTATAGGAATCTTGGATTAGCTTCGGTAGCAGCTTTGATTGCGACCGTTCTAGTAATGCTTGTGAACTTCCCTTTTGGGAGGATGCAAGAGAGGTTTCAGGAGAAGCTAATGGAAGCTAAGGATAACAGGATGAAGTCAACATCTGAGATATTGAGGAACATGAGGATACTCAAACTTCAAGGATGGGAGATGAAGTTTCTGTCAAAGGTATTTGATCTTAGGAAGTCTGAGGAAGGATGGTTGAAGAAGTATGTGTATAACTCAGCTGTTATAAGCTTTGTCTTCTGGGGGACTCCTACTTTGGTCTCAGTGTCCACCTTTGGTGCTTGTATACTTCTTGGGATTCCACTTGAGTCTGGTAAGATACTCTCAGCGCTTGCAACGTTCAGGATCTTGCAAGAGCCAATCTACAATCTCCCAGAGACTATCTCCATGGTTGTGCAGACCAAAGTGTCTCTTGATAGGATTGCGTCTTATCTCTGTCTAGACAACTTGCAGCCAGATGTTGTGGAGACGCTTCCTCAAGGAGGTTCAGACATAGCTGTGGAAGTCACCAACAGCACTTTATCATGGGATGTTTCATCTGAAAGCCCTACTCTAAAAGACATCAACTTCAAGGTCCTTCCGGGTATGAAGGTTGCAGTTTGTGGTACTGTTGGCTCTGGGAAGTCAAGCTTGCTTTCATCTATACTTGGTGAAGTACCAAAGCTATCTGGAAGTCTTAAGGTGTGTGGGACAAAGGCCTACGTGGCACAATCTCCTTGGATTCAGAGCGGTACTATTGAGGAGAACATCTTGTTTGGTAAGCCTATGGAAAGAGAGAGGTATGAGAAGGTGCTTGAAGCATGTTCTTTGAGTAAGGATCTGGAGATACTCTCGTTTGGTGATCAGACTGTTATAGGAGAACGTGGGATCAATCTGAGTGGTGGACAGAAGCAAAGGATACAGATTGCGCGTGCTCTATACCAACGTGCAGATATCTACCTGTTTGATGATCCCTTTAGTGCTGTGGATGCTCACACTGGGTCACATCTCTTTAAG GAAGTTTTGCTGGGGCTTTTGTCTTCAAAATCAGTTATTTATGTAACACATCAAGTTGAGTTCTTACCTGCTGCTGATCTTATACTG GTCATGAAAGATGGAAGGATCAGCCAAGCTGGTAAATACATTGACATCCTCAGCTCTGGAACTGATTTCATGGAGCTTATAGGTGCTCATCAGGAGGCTCTTGCAGTAGTTGGCTCTGTTGATACCAATTCTGCTTCTGAGAAACCAGCTTTAGGCGGCCAAGAAGATGCTATTGGTCTTGATGTGAAACAAGAAAGTCAAGATGTGAAGAACGATAAACCAGACACTGAGGAGACTAAAAGACAACTTGTGCAAGAGGAAGAGAGGGAGAAAGGTAGCGTTGCTTTGGATGTATACTGGAAATATATTACACTAGCCTATGGAGGAGCTCTTGTGCCTTTCATAGTGTTGGCACAAGTTCTGTTTCAGCTTCTACAGATTGGAAGCAACTACTGGATGGCTTGGGCTACTCCTCTTTCTAAAGATGTGGAAGCTCCTGTGAACATCTCCACGTTGATGATTGTGTATGTTGCTTTAGCCGTTGGAAGTTCCCTATGCATTCTCGTTAGAGCCACTCTTCTTGTCACCGCTGGTTACAAGACTGCTACTGAACTGTTTCATAAGATGCACCACTGTATCTTCCGCTCGCCCATGTCTTTCTTTGATTCCACTCCAAGTGGAAGAATCATGAATAGA GCTTCTACTGACCAGTCTGCAGTGGATTTGATCATACCATATGAGTTCGGAGCGGTTGCTATCACAGTGATTCAGCTTATAGGAATCATTGGAGTTATGTCTCAAGTTTCTTGGTTGGTTTTTCTTGTCTTTATCCCTGTGGTTGCTGCCTCCATATGGTATCAG CGTTATTACATAGCTGCAGCAAGAGAACTCTCACGTTTAGTTGGAGTATGCAAAGCCCCACTGATTCAGCACTTTGCTGAAACGATCTCAGGGTCAACAACCATCAGGAGTTTCAATCAAGAATCAAGATTCCGTGGCGACAACATGAGGCTTAGTGATGATTTCTCTAGGCCCAAATTCTATTTAGCTGGAGCAATGGAATGGCTTTGCTTTCGACTCGATATGTTATCTTCACTTACATTTGCCTTCTCACTTGTTTTCTTGATCTCTATACCTACTGGAGTGATTGATCCAAGCCTGGCGGGATTAGCAGTGACTTATGGACTCAATTTGAATACCCTGCAAGCTTGGCTTATCTGGACTCTCTGTAATCTCGAGAACAAAATCATATCTGTAGAGAGGATGCTTCAGTATGCAAGTGTTCCTAGCGAACCACCTCTTGTGATAGAATCAAACCGGCCTGAACAATCATGGCCTTCACTTGGAGAAGTAGACATCCATGATCTTCAG GTCCGTTATGCTCCACATATGCCACTAGTGTTGAGAGGAATAACATGCACATTCAAAGGAGGTTTAAGAACAGGCATTGTTGGAAGGACAGGAAGCGGGAAATCGACTTTGATACAAACACTTTTCCGCATTGTTGAGCCTTCAGCTGGTGAAATAAGGATAGATGGAGTGAATATATTGACCATAGGGTTGCATGACTTGCGTTTGAGACTTAGTATTATACCTCAAGATCCAACCATGTTTGAAGGAACTGTGAGAAGTAACTTGGATCCTCTTGAAGAGTACACTGATGATCAAATATGGGAG GCTCTTGACAAGTGCCAACTAGGAGATGAGGTGAGGAAGAAGGATCTAAAGCTGGACTCATCTGTGAGTGAGAATGGAGAGAACTGGAGCATGGGTCAGAGACAGCTTGTGTGTCTTGGGAGAGTTCTTCTCAAGAGAAGTAAGATCTTGGTTCTTGATGAAGCTACTGCTTCGGTTGACACTGCAACTGATAATCTCATCCAGAAAACGTTAAGAGAACACTTTTCAGATTGTACAGTGATAACCATTGCACACAGGATATCTTCGGTTATTGATAGCGACATGGTTCTGCTTCTAAGCAATG GGATCATTGAGGAGTATGATTCGCCAGTGAAGTTGCTGGAGAACAAGTCTTCATCTTTTGCTAAACTTGTGGCTGAGTACACCTCAAGATCAAGTTCCAGTTTTGAGTAG